A single window of Anomaloglossus baeobatrachus isolate aAnoBae1 chromosome 5, aAnoBae1.hap1, whole genome shotgun sequence DNA harbors:
- the LOC142311197 gene encoding uncharacterized protein LOC142311197 yields MSTPGTGLKMDNERILNLTLEIIYLLTGEDYVPSGECERRNRTQSPITKSNHSLLHEKSNDQKILDITNKIIELLTGEVPLRCQDVTVHFSMEEWEYIEEHKDLYKDVEIKNYKPLTSSDGSINRQIAGIPYIAASSPNRRTGHGSNTGKELEAGHLPLIKKCKKGTLEKTKYEESRSEENIVLEINRNTQCTSTSRLSYPQCPSTDIEEETNSCHGENLTDHSPYKPTECIQPFPLTRIKEEPVSCDEGDNTDAEIYTQTDQRQQYLSPRFREAIVSHGSITDLEFITPTARTQLYASIHIEEEPVSCDGKITDTDSYVTADDSHQYPSILIEEEADTCDGGNRTTVYTLTDPRQQYPAPRIKEEPISYDGRNFTNSNFYTPKNHTQQYPAIHIKEEPVFWEEESLTIPSSNAQSDYTSPQDINGADFIEYISIHNGKTHDYGEYSNQLFFNSKRIKSEKIPVEQYPLYKYGKCFSEPSSLFTHHRISNSDLPFECSYCGKSFVYYTHLVTHQRIHTGERPYACSVCGNRFAHNSTLITHQRIHTGERPYVCFQCGKCFTKKSNLTTHNRIHTGERPYTCTRCGKSFGSKSHFNRHVKIHKKETSRF; encoded by the exons ATGTCAACACCAGGAACCGGACTGAAGATGGATAATGAAAGAATATTAAACCTTACCCTGGAGATCATCTACCTGCTGACAGGAGAG GATTATGTTCCATCTGGTGAGTGCGAAAGGAGGAATAGGACCCAGAGCCCCATCACAAAGTCAAATCATTCACTGCTCCATGAGAAGAGCAATGATCAGAAGATCCTAGACATCACCAACAAAatcattgagctgctgactggagag GTTCctttaaggtgtcaggatgtcactgtccatttctccatggaggagtgggaataTATAGAAGAACACAAGGATCTGTACAAGGATGTCGAGATTAAGAACTACAAGCCCCTCACATCATCAG ATGGATCCATCAACAGACAAATAGCGGGAATACCTTACATAGCTGCTAGTTCACCGAATAGAAGAACCGGTCATGGCAGTAATACTGGCAAGGAGTTGGAAGCCGGACACTTACCGCTTATTAAAAAATGCAAGAAGGGGACTTTAGAAAAAACTAAATATGAAGAATCAAGGAGTGAAGAAAATATTGTATTAGAAATAAATAGAAATACACAATGTACATCTACCAGTCGACTGTCCTATCCACAATGTCCATCCACTGATATTGAGGAAGAAACAAACTCATGTCATGGAGAAAACCTCACAGACCACAGCCCCTATAAACCTACCGAATGTATCCAACCATTTCCATTGACCCGTATTAAGGAGGAACCAGTCTCTTGTGATGAAGGAGATAACACAGATGCTGAGATTTATACACAGACTGATCAAAGACAACAGTACCTATCTCCACGATTTAGGGAAGCAATAGTCTCTCATGGTAGTATCACAGACCTTGAGTTCATTACGCCTACAGCTCGTACACAACTTTATGCGTCTATTCATATTGAGGAGGAACCAGTCTCATGTGACGGAAAAATCACAGATACAGACAGTTATGTAACTGCAGATGATAGTCATCAATACCCTTCTATTCTTATTGAGGAAGAAGCAGATACGTGTGATGGAGGAAACCGTACTACCGTTTATACACTCACAGATCCTAGACAACAATATCCCGCTCCTCGTATTAAGGAGGAACCAATCTCATATGATGGCAGAAACTTCACAAATTCCAACTTTTACACACCCAAAAATCATACACAACAATATCCAGCCATTCATATTAAGGAGGAACCAGTCTTCTGGGAAGAAGAAAGTCTTACAATCCCCTCTAGCAATGCACAATCTGATTATACCTCTCCTCAGGATATTAATGGTGCAGATTTTATCGAATACATAAGTATACACAATGGCAAGACTCATGATTATGGTGAATACAGCAACCAGTTATTTTTCAATTCTAAGCGAATTAAGTCAGAAAAAATTCCAGTAGAACAATACCCATTATACAAGTACGGAAAATGTTTTTCAGAACCTTCAAGTCTTTTTACCCACCACCGGATTAGTAATTCAGACTTACCTTTTGAATGTTCATATTGTGGGAAAAGCTTTGTGTATTACACTCATCTTGTGACTCACCAGAGAATCCACACAGGAGAGAGACCGTATGCGTGTTCTGTCTGTGGGAACCGTTTTGCGCATAACTCGACCCTTATCACTCATCAGCGGATACACACGGGAGAACGACCCTACGTTTGCTtccaatgtggaaaatgttttactaaaAAATCAAACTTAACCACTCACAACCGCATTCACACAGGAGAAAGGCCTTATACCTGCACCAGATGTGGGAAAAGCTTCGGAAGTAAGAGTCATTTTAATAGACATGTCAAAATTCACAAGAAAGAAACAAGCCGCTTTTAA